Proteins encoded by one window of Pseudorca crassidens isolate mPseCra1 chromosome 3, mPseCra1.hap1, whole genome shotgun sequence:
- the ZNF333 gene encoding zinc finger protein 333 isoform X12, with amino-acid sequence MQGLKVAVQIQRVATPEPALRLLNLLGAGDSVPAQDPTWLREESTEEEAVAPGTLNTCLQEPVTFADVAVLFTPEEWLFLDSAQRSLYRDVMLENYRNLTSVGDQLCKASTFSHLEQREELCVTERGIFPGTHLEPQLQPQDSIPNQDIFAEISSIGTKRERPQTGEKLYKCNVLGKPINSIKPLFQYQRIPAGGNPCECRESGKPFFQTAHLIVSEKIHSGDKTYACNKCEKSFRYSSDLIRHEKTHTAEKCFECQECRQAFKYSSNLRRHMRTHTGEKPFECSQCGKTFTRNFNLILHQRNHTGEKPYECKDCGKAFNQPSSLRSHVRTHTGEKPFECGQCGKAFREHSSLKTHLRTHTREKPYECNQCGKPFRTSTHLNVHKRIHTGEKLYECATCGQVLSRLSTLKSHMRTHTGEKPYACQECGRAFSEPSSLRKHLRTHTGKKPYACQECGRAFGQSSHLIVHVRTHTAGRPYECNQCEKAFRHSSSLTVHKRTHARRENVRTGGLPLSVSLAYGGPHAD; translated from the exons GGGCTGAAGGTGGCTGTGCAGATTCAGAGGGTGGCCACGCCGGAGCCTGCGCTGCGCCTCCTCAACCTGTTGGGGGCTGGGGATTCTG TGCCTGCTCAGGACCCCACCTGGCTCCGGGAGGAGAGCACAGAGGAAGAAGCCGTGGCTCCTGGGACACTGAACACTTGTCTGCAG GAACCAGTCACCTTTGCGGATGTGGCCGTGCTGTTCACACCGGAAGAGTGGCTGTTTCTAGACTCTGCCCAGAGAAGCCTGTACAGAGACGTGATGCTGGAGAACTATAGGAACCTGACCTCTGTGG GAGATCAACTCTGCAAAGCCAGTACATTTTCCCATTTGGAGCAAAGAGAAGAGCTGTGTGTCACTGAGAGAGGGATCTTCCCAGGAACCCACTTAG AACCTCAACTTCAACCACAAGACTCAATTCCTAACCAAGATATTTTTGCAGAGATTTCATCCATTGGCACAAAAAGG GAGCGACCTCAGACTGGAGAAAAACTCTATAAATGCAATGTACTAGGGAAACCTATTAACAGCATCAAACCACTTTTTCAGTACCAGAGAATTCCTGCAGGAGGGAACCCCTGTGAATGCCGAGAGAGTGGAAAACCCTTCTTCCAGACTGCTCACCTAATCGTGTCTGAGAAAATTCATAGCGGGGATAAAACCTATGCATGTAACAAATGTGAAAAATCGTTCAGATACAGCTCCGATCTCATCAGGCACGAGAAGACTCACACTGCGGAGAAGTGCTTCGAGTGTCAGGAGTGCAGGCAGGCCTTCAAGTATTCCTCAAATCTGCGGCGGCACATGagaactcacactggagagaaacccttcGAGTGCAGTCAGTGTGGGAAAACCTTCACGAGGAACTTTAACCTGATCTTGCACCAGAGAAACCACACGGGCGAGAAGCCCTATGAATGTAAGGACTGTGGGAAAGCTTTCAACCAGCCGTCCTCTCTGAGGAGCCACGTGAGAACTCACACCGGAGAGAAGCCTTTTGAATGTGGCCAGTGCGGGAAAGCCTTCAGGGAACACTCATCACTGAAGACACACCTGCGGACCCACACCAGAGAGAAACCGTACGAATGTAACCAGTGTGGGAAGCCCTTCCGGACGAGCACTCACCTGAACGTACATAAGAGGATCCACACAGGGGAGAAGCTTTATGAGTGCGCCACCTGCGGGCAGGTCTTGAGTCGTCTCTCAACCCTTAAGAGTCACATGCGGACCCACACGGGAGAGAAGCCCTACGCATGTCAGGAGTGTGGGCGAGCCTTCAGTGAGCCCTCATCCCTCAGGAAACACTTGAGGACCCACACCGGCAAGAAGCCCTACGCGTGTCAAGAGTGTGGGCGAGCCTTCGGCCAGTCTTCACACCTTATTGTACATGTGAGAACCCACACTGCAGGGAGACCCTACGAATGTAATCAGTGTGAGAAAGCCTTCAGGCACAGCTCTTCACTTACCGTGCATAAAAGGACTCACGCCAGGAGAGAAAACGTCAGGACTGGCGGCCTGCCTTTATCAGTGTCTCTTGCTTACGGTGGGCCCCATGCTGATTAA
- the ZNF333 gene encoding zinc finger protein 333 isoform X10 — MQGLKVAVQIQRVATPEPALRLLNLLGAGDSAVPAQDPTWLREESTEEEAVAPGTLNTCLQEPVTFADVAVLFTPEEWLFLDSAQRSLYRDVMLENYRNLTSVGDQLCKASTFSHLEQREELCVTERGIFPGTHLEPQLQPQDSIPNQDIFAEISSIGTKRERPQTGEKLYKCNVLGKPINSIKPLFQYQRIPAGGNPCECRESGKPFFQTAHLIVSEKIHSGDKTYACNKCEKSFRYSSDLIRHEKTHTAEKCFECQECRQAFKYSSNLRRHMRTHTGEKPFECSQCGKTFTRNFNLILHQRNHTGEKPYECKDCGKAFNQPSSLRSHVRTHTGEKPFECGQCGKAFREHSSLKTHLRTHTREKPYECNQCGKPFRTSTHLNVHKRIHTGEKLYECATCGQVLSRLSTLKSHMRTHTGEKPYACQECGRAFSEPSSLRKHLRTHTGKKPYACQECGRAFGQSSHLIVHVRTHTAGRPYECNQCEKAFRHSSSLTVHKRTHARRENVRTGGLPLSVSLAYGGPHAD; from the exons GGGCTGAAGGTGGCTGTGCAGATTCAGAGGGTGGCCACGCCGGAGCCTGCGCTGCGCCTCCTCAACCTGTTGGGGGCTGGGGATTCTG CAGTGCCTGCTCAGGACCCCACCTGGCTCCGGGAGGAGAGCACAGAGGAAGAAGCCGTGGCTCCTGGGACACTGAACACTTGTCTGCAG GAACCAGTCACCTTTGCGGATGTGGCCGTGCTGTTCACACCGGAAGAGTGGCTGTTTCTAGACTCTGCCCAGAGAAGCCTGTACAGAGACGTGATGCTGGAGAACTATAGGAACCTGACCTCTGTGG GAGATCAACTCTGCAAAGCCAGTACATTTTCCCATTTGGAGCAAAGAGAAGAGCTGTGTGTCACTGAGAGAGGGATCTTCCCAGGAACCCACTTAG AACCTCAACTTCAACCACAAGACTCAATTCCTAACCAAGATATTTTTGCAGAGATTTCATCCATTGGCACAAAAAGG GAGCGACCTCAGACTGGAGAAAAACTCTATAAATGCAATGTACTAGGGAAACCTATTAACAGCATCAAACCACTTTTTCAGTACCAGAGAATTCCTGCAGGAGGGAACCCCTGTGAATGCCGAGAGAGTGGAAAACCCTTCTTCCAGACTGCTCACCTAATCGTGTCTGAGAAAATTCATAGCGGGGATAAAACCTATGCATGTAACAAATGTGAAAAATCGTTCAGATACAGCTCCGATCTCATCAGGCACGAGAAGACTCACACTGCGGAGAAGTGCTTCGAGTGTCAGGAGTGCAGGCAGGCCTTCAAGTATTCCTCAAATCTGCGGCGGCACATGagaactcacactggagagaaacccttcGAGTGCAGTCAGTGTGGGAAAACCTTCACGAGGAACTTTAACCTGATCTTGCACCAGAGAAACCACACGGGCGAGAAGCCCTATGAATGTAAGGACTGTGGGAAAGCTTTCAACCAGCCGTCCTCTCTGAGGAGCCACGTGAGAACTCACACCGGAGAGAAGCCTTTTGAATGTGGCCAGTGCGGGAAAGCCTTCAGGGAACACTCATCACTGAAGACACACCTGCGGACCCACACCAGAGAGAAACCGTACGAATGTAACCAGTGTGGGAAGCCCTTCCGGACGAGCACTCACCTGAACGTACATAAGAGGATCCACACAGGGGAGAAGCTTTATGAGTGCGCCACCTGCGGGCAGGTCTTGAGTCGTCTCTCAACCCTTAAGAGTCACATGCGGACCCACACGGGAGAGAAGCCCTACGCATGTCAGGAGTGTGGGCGAGCCTTCAGTGAGCCCTCATCCCTCAGGAAACACTTGAGGACCCACACCGGCAAGAAGCCCTACGCGTGTCAAGAGTGTGGGCGAGCCTTCGGCCAGTCTTCACACCTTATTGTACATGTGAGAACCCACACTGCAGGGAGACCCTACGAATGTAATCAGTGTGAGAAAGCCTTCAGGCACAGCTCTTCACTTACCGTGCATAAAAGGACTCACGCCAGGAGAGAAAACGTCAGGACTGGCGGCCTGCCTTTATCAGTGTCTCTTGCTTACGGTGGGCCCCATGCTGATTAA
- the ZNF333 gene encoding zinc finger protein 333 isoform X11 — MRDVIDLKAGKEGCFLLRHTHKEVAVSLSPTCVPAQDPTWLREESTEEEAVAPGTLNTCLQEPVTFADVAVLFTPEEWLFLDSAQRSLYRDVMLENYRNLTSVGDQLCKASTFSHLEQREELCVTERGIFPGTHLEPQLQPQDSIPNQDIFAEISSIGTKRERPQTGEKLYKCNVLGKPINSIKPLFQYQRIPAGGNPCECRESGKPFFQTAHLIVSEKIHSGDKTYACNKCEKSFRYSSDLIRHEKTHTAEKCFECQECRQAFKYSSNLRRHMRTHTGEKPFECSQCGKTFTRNFNLILHQRNHTGEKPYECKDCGKAFNQPSSLRSHVRTHTGEKPFECGQCGKAFREHSSLKTHLRTHTREKPYECNQCGKPFRTSTHLNVHKRIHTGEKLYECATCGQVLSRLSTLKSHMRTHTGEKPYACQECGRAFSEPSSLRKHLRTHTGKKPYACQECGRAFGQSSHLIVHVRTHTAGRPYECNQCEKAFRHSSSLTVHKRTHARRENVRTGGLPLSVSLAYGGPHAD, encoded by the exons ATGAGGGATGTTATTGATTTgaaggcaggaaaggaaggaTGCTTCCTTCTCAGGCACACTCACAAGGAGGTGGCGGTTTCTCTGTCCCCTACTTGTG TGCCTGCTCAGGACCCCACCTGGCTCCGGGAGGAGAGCACAGAGGAAGAAGCCGTGGCTCCTGGGACACTGAACACTTGTCTGCAG GAACCAGTCACCTTTGCGGATGTGGCCGTGCTGTTCACACCGGAAGAGTGGCTGTTTCTAGACTCTGCCCAGAGAAGCCTGTACAGAGACGTGATGCTGGAGAACTATAGGAACCTGACCTCTGTGG GAGATCAACTCTGCAAAGCCAGTACATTTTCCCATTTGGAGCAAAGAGAAGAGCTGTGTGTCACTGAGAGAGGGATCTTCCCAGGAACCCACTTAG AACCTCAACTTCAACCACAAGACTCAATTCCTAACCAAGATATTTTTGCAGAGATTTCATCCATTGGCACAAAAAGG GAGCGACCTCAGACTGGAGAAAAACTCTATAAATGCAATGTACTAGGGAAACCTATTAACAGCATCAAACCACTTTTTCAGTACCAGAGAATTCCTGCAGGAGGGAACCCCTGTGAATGCCGAGAGAGTGGAAAACCCTTCTTCCAGACTGCTCACCTAATCGTGTCTGAGAAAATTCATAGCGGGGATAAAACCTATGCATGTAACAAATGTGAAAAATCGTTCAGATACAGCTCCGATCTCATCAGGCACGAGAAGACTCACACTGCGGAGAAGTGCTTCGAGTGTCAGGAGTGCAGGCAGGCCTTCAAGTATTCCTCAAATCTGCGGCGGCACATGagaactcacactggagagaaacccttcGAGTGCAGTCAGTGTGGGAAAACCTTCACGAGGAACTTTAACCTGATCTTGCACCAGAGAAACCACACGGGCGAGAAGCCCTATGAATGTAAGGACTGTGGGAAAGCTTTCAACCAGCCGTCCTCTCTGAGGAGCCACGTGAGAACTCACACCGGAGAGAAGCCTTTTGAATGTGGCCAGTGCGGGAAAGCCTTCAGGGAACACTCATCACTGAAGACACACCTGCGGACCCACACCAGAGAGAAACCGTACGAATGTAACCAGTGTGGGAAGCCCTTCCGGACGAGCACTCACCTGAACGTACATAAGAGGATCCACACAGGGGAGAAGCTTTATGAGTGCGCCACCTGCGGGCAGGTCTTGAGTCGTCTCTCAACCCTTAAGAGTCACATGCGGACCCACACGGGAGAGAAGCCCTACGCATGTCAGGAGTGTGGGCGAGCCTTCAGTGAGCCCTCATCCCTCAGGAAACACTTGAGGACCCACACCGGCAAGAAGCCCTACGCGTGTCAAGAGTGTGGGCGAGCCTTCGGCCAGTCTTCACACCTTATTGTACATGTGAGAACCCACACTGCAGGGAGACCCTACGAATGTAATCAGTGTGAGAAAGCCTTCAGGCACAGCTCTTCACTTACCGTGCATAAAAGGACTCACGCCAGGAGAGAAAACGTCAGGACTGGCGGCCTGCCTTTATCAGTGTCTCTTGCTTACGGTGGGCCCCATGCTGATTAA
- the ZNF333 gene encoding zinc finger protein 333 isoform X9 produces MRDVIDLKAGKEGCFLLRHTHKEVAVSLSPTCAVPAQDPTWLREESTEEEAVAPGTLNTCLQEPVTFADVAVLFTPEEWLFLDSAQRSLYRDVMLENYRNLTSVGDQLCKASTFSHLEQREELCVTERGIFPGTHLEPQLQPQDSIPNQDIFAEISSIGTKRERPQTGEKLYKCNVLGKPINSIKPLFQYQRIPAGGNPCECRESGKPFFQTAHLIVSEKIHSGDKTYACNKCEKSFRYSSDLIRHEKTHTAEKCFECQECRQAFKYSSNLRRHMRTHTGEKPFECSQCGKTFTRNFNLILHQRNHTGEKPYECKDCGKAFNQPSSLRSHVRTHTGEKPFECGQCGKAFREHSSLKTHLRTHTREKPYECNQCGKPFRTSTHLNVHKRIHTGEKLYECATCGQVLSRLSTLKSHMRTHTGEKPYACQECGRAFSEPSSLRKHLRTHTGKKPYACQECGRAFGQSSHLIVHVRTHTAGRPYECNQCEKAFRHSSSLTVHKRTHARRENVRTGGLPLSVSLAYGGPHAD; encoded by the exons ATGAGGGATGTTATTGATTTgaaggcaggaaaggaaggaTGCTTCCTTCTCAGGCACACTCACAAGGAGGTGGCGGTTTCTCTGTCCCCTACTTGTG CAGTGCCTGCTCAGGACCCCACCTGGCTCCGGGAGGAGAGCACAGAGGAAGAAGCCGTGGCTCCTGGGACACTGAACACTTGTCTGCAG GAACCAGTCACCTTTGCGGATGTGGCCGTGCTGTTCACACCGGAAGAGTGGCTGTTTCTAGACTCTGCCCAGAGAAGCCTGTACAGAGACGTGATGCTGGAGAACTATAGGAACCTGACCTCTGTGG GAGATCAACTCTGCAAAGCCAGTACATTTTCCCATTTGGAGCAAAGAGAAGAGCTGTGTGTCACTGAGAGAGGGATCTTCCCAGGAACCCACTTAG AACCTCAACTTCAACCACAAGACTCAATTCCTAACCAAGATATTTTTGCAGAGATTTCATCCATTGGCACAAAAAGG GAGCGACCTCAGACTGGAGAAAAACTCTATAAATGCAATGTACTAGGGAAACCTATTAACAGCATCAAACCACTTTTTCAGTACCAGAGAATTCCTGCAGGAGGGAACCCCTGTGAATGCCGAGAGAGTGGAAAACCCTTCTTCCAGACTGCTCACCTAATCGTGTCTGAGAAAATTCATAGCGGGGATAAAACCTATGCATGTAACAAATGTGAAAAATCGTTCAGATACAGCTCCGATCTCATCAGGCACGAGAAGACTCACACTGCGGAGAAGTGCTTCGAGTGTCAGGAGTGCAGGCAGGCCTTCAAGTATTCCTCAAATCTGCGGCGGCACATGagaactcacactggagagaaacccttcGAGTGCAGTCAGTGTGGGAAAACCTTCACGAGGAACTTTAACCTGATCTTGCACCAGAGAAACCACACGGGCGAGAAGCCCTATGAATGTAAGGACTGTGGGAAAGCTTTCAACCAGCCGTCCTCTCTGAGGAGCCACGTGAGAACTCACACCGGAGAGAAGCCTTTTGAATGTGGCCAGTGCGGGAAAGCCTTCAGGGAACACTCATCACTGAAGACACACCTGCGGACCCACACCAGAGAGAAACCGTACGAATGTAACCAGTGTGGGAAGCCCTTCCGGACGAGCACTCACCTGAACGTACATAAGAGGATCCACACAGGGGAGAAGCTTTATGAGTGCGCCACCTGCGGGCAGGTCTTGAGTCGTCTCTCAACCCTTAAGAGTCACATGCGGACCCACACGGGAGAGAAGCCCTACGCATGTCAGGAGTGTGGGCGAGCCTTCAGTGAGCCCTCATCCCTCAGGAAACACTTGAGGACCCACACCGGCAAGAAGCCCTACGCGTGTCAAGAGTGTGGGCGAGCCTTCGGCCAGTCTTCACACCTTATTGTACATGTGAGAACCCACACTGCAGGGAGACCCTACGAATGTAATCAGTGTGAGAAAGCCTTCAGGCACAGCTCTTCACTTACCGTGCATAAAAGGACTCACGCCAGGAGAGAAAACGTCAGGACTGGCGGCCTGCCTTTATCAGTGTCTCTTGCTTACGGTGGGCCCCATGCTGATTAA
- the ZNF333 gene encoding zinc finger protein 333 isoform X13, producing the protein MLENYRNLTSVGDQLCKASTFSHLEQREELCVTERGIFPGTHLEPQLQPQDSIPNQDIFAEISSIGTKRERPQTGEKLYKCNVLGKPINSIKPLFQYQRIPAGGNPCECRESGKPFFQTAHLIVSEKIHSGDKTYACNKCEKSFRYSSDLIRHEKTHTAEKCFECQECRQAFKYSSNLRRHMRTHTGEKPFECSQCGKTFTRNFNLILHQRNHTGEKPYECKDCGKAFNQPSSLRSHVRTHTGEKPFECGQCGKAFREHSSLKTHLRTHTREKPYECNQCGKPFRTSTHLNVHKRIHTGEKLYECATCGQVLSRLSTLKSHMRTHTGEKPYACQECGRAFSEPSSLRKHLRTHTGKKPYACQECGRAFGQSSHLIVHVRTHTAGRPYECNQCEKAFRHSSSLTVHKRTHARRENVRTGGLPLSVSLAYGGPHAD; encoded by the exons ATGCTGGAGAACTATAGGAACCTGACCTCTGTGG GAGATCAACTCTGCAAAGCCAGTACATTTTCCCATTTGGAGCAAAGAGAAGAGCTGTGTGTCACTGAGAGAGGGATCTTCCCAGGAACCCACTTAG AACCTCAACTTCAACCACAAGACTCAATTCCTAACCAAGATATTTTTGCAGAGATTTCATCCATTGGCACAAAAAGG GAGCGACCTCAGACTGGAGAAAAACTCTATAAATGCAATGTACTAGGGAAACCTATTAACAGCATCAAACCACTTTTTCAGTACCAGAGAATTCCTGCAGGAGGGAACCCCTGTGAATGCCGAGAGAGTGGAAAACCCTTCTTCCAGACTGCTCACCTAATCGTGTCTGAGAAAATTCATAGCGGGGATAAAACCTATGCATGTAACAAATGTGAAAAATCGTTCAGATACAGCTCCGATCTCATCAGGCACGAGAAGACTCACACTGCGGAGAAGTGCTTCGAGTGTCAGGAGTGCAGGCAGGCCTTCAAGTATTCCTCAAATCTGCGGCGGCACATGagaactcacactggagagaaacccttcGAGTGCAGTCAGTGTGGGAAAACCTTCACGAGGAACTTTAACCTGATCTTGCACCAGAGAAACCACACGGGCGAGAAGCCCTATGAATGTAAGGACTGTGGGAAAGCTTTCAACCAGCCGTCCTCTCTGAGGAGCCACGTGAGAACTCACACCGGAGAGAAGCCTTTTGAATGTGGCCAGTGCGGGAAAGCCTTCAGGGAACACTCATCACTGAAGACACACCTGCGGACCCACACCAGAGAGAAACCGTACGAATGTAACCAGTGTGGGAAGCCCTTCCGGACGAGCACTCACCTGAACGTACATAAGAGGATCCACACAGGGGAGAAGCTTTATGAGTGCGCCACCTGCGGGCAGGTCTTGAGTCGTCTCTCAACCCTTAAGAGTCACATGCGGACCCACACGGGAGAGAAGCCCTACGCATGTCAGGAGTGTGGGCGAGCCTTCAGTGAGCCCTCATCCCTCAGGAAACACTTGAGGACCCACACCGGCAAGAAGCCCTACGCGTGTCAAGAGTGTGGGCGAGCCTTCGGCCAGTCTTCACACCTTATTGTACATGTGAGAACCCACACTGCAGGGAGACCCTACGAATGTAATCAGTGTGAGAAAGCCTTCAGGCACAGCTCTTCACTTACCGTGCATAAAAGGACTCACGCCAGGAGAGAAAACGTCAGGACTGGCGGCCTGCCTTTATCAGTGTCTCTTGCTTACGGTGGGCCCCATGCTGATTAA